A region from the Anomaloglossus baeobatrachus isolate aAnoBae1 chromosome 11, aAnoBae1.hap1, whole genome shotgun sequence genome encodes:
- the C11H1orf50 gene encoding uncharacterized protein C1orf50 homolog — protein MEGAHSQQVTTVSLVESSSRPSRVQLVSTYQTHRIGDPSNLVELAQQVQKADDFIRANACNRLTVIAEQIRILQEQARKFTKYLLFEVITHKGGCSVIYSYFFFLFHPLQDWGPSCPHEFLAAYKLQHDMSWTPFENIERRDAEISIIDKLLNDQIALPSSAEPNFKGLTN, from the exons ATGGAGGGCGCCCACAGTCAGCAGGTCACTACAG TGAGCCTCGTAGAGAGTAGTTCAAGACCCTCCAGGGTCCAACTTGTCAGCACCTATCAGACCCATCGTATAGGGGATCCCTCCAACCTCGTGGAGCTCGCGCAGCAGGTGCAGAAG GCAGATGACTTCATCCGGGCCAATGCCTGCAATAGATTGACTGTTATAGCAGAGCAGATCAGAATACTGCAGGAGCAAGCGAGGAAG TTTACTAAATATTTGTTATTTGAGGTGATCACTC ATAAAGGAGGATGTTCAGTCATttactcatattttttttttcttttccatcctCTACAGGACTGGGGTCCGAGCTGTCCTCATGAATTCCTTGCCGCATACAAACTACAACACGACATGTCCTGGACGCCCTTCGAGAACATCGAGAGGCGAGATGCCGAGATTTCCATTATTGATAAATTACTCAATGACCAGATTGCGCTTCCTTCAAGTGCGGAGCCAAACTTTAAGGGACTGACTAATTAA